The window ACATTTTTCATTCGATACATATGCAGAGGGAGTTGTAATCCCCTAAGCCTACACAAGTCAATTTGCAGGCATCGAGCATGGAGCTTGTAGAACAATTGCCTGAGCAATCAGTAGCAAATTGACAAGCCAACAGAATCTGTGCCCCAGGATAGGTGCACTGGAAAAGGTTACTGGTGGGAAGTTCTAGTTATAGGTTtagcccttttttttttaattaaaaaactttaagAAAGAAATCCAATGTCTTCTTTTTATGccgaaaagtatgctatacatttttgttaattttcaaaaagcttaTAAGATAGGATTGTCctatttaaaatctaaaaaccaaccttaaaatatattttaaagctAAGACCAAAAATCAAAGTTCTCTGTAAGATTTAGTCCTTCCAAAAATTCAAACCAATTTCAAACGCATCACTTTCCTGTTCAAAGGATCTGAAGAGCAGTTAAGtggcaactttttttttgtggcccaaCAAACGGGTGGCTTGTGGGGTTACTGTAATCATTACGACAAATTGCCAGGCCACAGGCAATAATGATTAATAATGAGGCAGCTTGCAGTTCCACCGCCATCCCAGCCAAATGGCCGAAGTTTGGGCCGGCGCTTGtggctttattaaaataaataactaaggATAAGGTAGTTAAGAAGCAGGTAACTTTGACCCGGAAACGACGCATGTTGCCCACATCCGCATCCACCGTCGCATCCGAATCGCCTTCCTTATGAATAATAAACTTCGGCGCGGCTCAAAGTTTAACGATGCCCGGGGCAAAGTTATAATTTGTCTAATTAAAAGTTTTCCAGATTAACCTGGCAGCTTACAAGGTCACTTAGCAAGTGCAACAGTAACTGCTACAGAATGAAAATGTTGCCGCGCGGGAAGCACAATAAAATAATTCCGGATAGCAATGCAAACTAGGGGAAAATAGTCGCAACTTTGCAACTTCTGTTGCGGTCTTCCAAATTGACCCGAAACCTGGGGACACATCCATCCGAATCCCTTCAACCTCTGACCCTTAAGTCACATATCAACCTAATGCACACTGTTTTGCAGTTTTTTTCGTTTCATTCggttgtgttttgtttttctacCGTTGTGTGGCATTCTACGTGCATTTTATTGCAAAAGTTTTTACGGTCATGTCCTGGGGTGTTGTCTTTTGTGGTGGAACAAGGAATTTGTTGAGAAAGTTAAGCCACAGCAGTCTGAattcttttaaaaacttaATGTTTAGAATATTTTACTTGATACTACATTTAAGACTGCTAGAATAAtttaatatcaaaaataaaatctcaTCACACCATCAGTgcattttggttttcaataaatgaacaaattaaaaaaacgttTTTAAATAACCATTTTCATTGGCCCAAAAATAATGTGTTTTTAATCGAAATTACCAAATGTGATTGTGGTTAGCCGATTTCTATTAGTCGTCAAAAATATGAACAAGTGTCAGTTTGTGGGAATATCAATCTGGATTCTTTTCGTCCCGAAACTCAGCGACAGCGCTAGTTACATTAATTTTACCCGCTgcgaaatgaaattaataGGAAGAGGCATGTCATCCTTCTTCATGATCGGACAACTGTACCAGATTCCCGTCGAAAATGTGGATATCAGCGTGGctgtttataaaaaatcaaacGGATATCGTCCATTCCTCTTCAATCAGACATTTGATTACTGCTACTATATGCGTAATCCCAAGGCCTACCTTTTAGTTTATACTCTGCACAAAGTATTTATTTCCTCCTCGAACGTAAATCATACATGTCCTTACGATGTGAGTAGAAAATTACAAATTTCAATCGAATGATCTaacttttttatattataacaGCATGATATTATTATCGACAATTTTGTATACATAAAAAGCGATCTCATGGAATTACCCATTCCCAATGGGGATTACatgtttaaaattgaaataataacttataaaatttggcggGGACACATTAGCATTTATATAACAAAAGATTCATGAATAAGTAAAAATATACagtgattttatttaaatacttttttctATACCGGTTGAAACTAGAAATATGTACATGCATGTTTCGATTGAAACGAATTTCCCAGGTCAACGAACATATTAATTGCCTACTAATTACTTTAATTCCAATAGACAACATTGTGGCATATTTTTACTAAAATAAAGTCACATTCAACATGAAGTATTCGGGTATTCTGTTCGTAATATTATTGATCTTGTGTTCCAGTATTCGTGGAACTAAGTTTCGATTCACAAATTTAGAATGTAAAGATCTTGATACGAATTTTTTGGAAACTAAGAAGTGTTTATTAAAGTTGATTCGACGTAATGTTGTTGCATTAAATCTGCATATTCTTATCAAATACCGTGAGCCTCTAGATCAAATCAAGTTAAACTTGTGCGTTTTTCGGAAATCGAACGTCTACAGATTGTTCATGATAAATCATACCCTGGATTTCTGCTACTTTATGCGATTACCGGAGAAATATCCCCTTTTCTATATATTCTACGATGAGATGAAGTCAATCATACGTGTCCCTATGCTGTAGGtacttaaaataatttgtatgaggtaaaatttaattaactttttaattttcttataccaggaaaaaaaaatctatataaACAACCTAACATTGGACGAGAATGCAGTTAGTAAGTTTCCGTTTCCGGAAGGAGAATATAAACTGTCGTTCACTGCTTCAGTTTTCAAAGCCTCGCGATTTAAGATCAATATCTATGTACATTACAAAAATTGACCATCAATATACACGTTTCTAAAATATGtccattaaaataattttcattcTACATTAAATAACTCTATTTTGAGTTCAAAGCAGACAGTAGAGTAGTAATTATTCTTGTCGCGTCAACATGAAAACATTAACTTTAGGttttcaatttatatttttgatttcattGGAATCAACTCGGGCAAAAGTTTTTAGGGTCAGCAGGATGACCTGTCAAACCCTTGACA of the Drosophila ananassae strain 14024-0371.13 chromosome 2R, ASM1763931v2, whole genome shotgun sequence genome contains:
- the LOC26513897 gene encoding uncharacterized protein LOC26513897, yielding MNKCQFVGISIWILFVPKLSDSASYINFTRCEMKLIGRGMSSFFMIGQLYQIPVENVDISVAVYKKSNGYRPFLFNQTFDYCYYMRNPKAYLLVYTLHKVFISSSNVNHTCPYDHDIIIDNFVYIKSDLMELPIPNGDYMFKIEIITYKIWRGHISIYITKDS